From a region of the Triticum aestivum cultivar Chinese Spring chromosome 7D, IWGSC CS RefSeq v2.1, whole genome shotgun sequence genome:
- the LOC123165223 gene encoding S-locus-specific glycoprotein S6-like: MSLIIATFAALSLCFAPAPGAAAISARRPLRGNDTLVSAQGNFELGLFSPAGSSDGRFYLGVWYKNIPGQTVVWVGNRASPLSGVASAELRVSANDGNLELIGPTAASASPVVVWSSNLSSSSPGLNNTAEFRDNFLC; the protein is encoded by the coding sequence ATGTCGTTGATCATTGCCACTTTTGCAGCCCTTTCTTTGTGCTTCGCCCCTGCTCCTGGTGCAGCGGCGATCTCGGCGCGGCGTCCGCTGCGGGGCAACGACACGCTGGTCTCGGCGCAGGGCAACTTTGAGCTCGGCCTGTTCAGCCCCGCTGGCAGCTCCGACGGCAGGTTCTACCTCGGGGTCTGGTACAAGAACATCCCCGGCCAGACCGTTGTCTGGGTTGGCAACCGCGCGAGTCCATTGTCAGGCGTCGCCTCCGCCGAGCTCCGAGTCTCTGCCAATGACGGCAACCTCGAGCTCATCGGTCCCACCGCTGCCTCTGCCTCGCCGGTCGTCGTGTGGTCATCGAACCTGTCGTCATCGTCACCGGGCTTGAACAACACGGCGGAGTTTCGCGACAACTTCCTATGTTAA